Part of the Pseudomonas sp. Leaf58 genome is shown below.
GGTGAAGCGGTCCAGGCCCAGCATCAGCAACACGCCCAGGCCCATGCCCAGCACCACGGTAAAAGCTGCCGCCGGGCCATTGCCGGTGATCGCCCGGGCGGCATCCAGGCCCGGCAAAATCAGCGAAAACGAACTGGCGGCCAGCATCATGCCGGCGGCAAAGCCCAGCATCACGTCCTGGGTGCGCGCCTTGACATCGCGCAGTACCACCGCCAGCACCGCGCCCAGCGCGGTGGCGCCAAAGCCAGACAGCCCACCCAGGGTGGCCAGGTGCAGGTGGTCGGCGTGGTCGCCGTTCACCGCGTTCCACAGGCTGGCCGCCAGCAGTAGCAGCACCGCCAGCAAGCTCAGGCCCAGGCCGGCGCTGAGCCAGGGGGTGTTCACGAGCTGCTGGCGCCAGGCATTCAGCAGCGAGGGTGGGGCGGCGCTTTGGCTGTGGGCGGGGGGCATGTGAACCTCGAATCAATGGGTACCGGCAGTCTACTCAGGGACCTGCGGCAACTGCCAAGGATTCCCTTCTATCGACGTGATAGCTGGCTATGCTGTGCAGCAAAAGCCTTTGACAGGAGTTTTGCCATGGGGTCGACATTCAACAGCCTGGTTGGGCTGATTATTCTGGCGCTGGATATCTGGGCCATCCTCAATGTGATCAAAAGTGGCAGCGAAGTGGGCATCAAGGTGTTGTGGATACTGCTGATCGCCTTGCTGCCGGTGGTGGGGCTGGTGATCTGGGCGATTGCTGGGCCGCGGGGGAATGTGCGCATTTGAACCCTGCGCAGCGCCTACCTACCCTGGCAGTACTGACATAGTCAGAAATGGGGCCGTGACAAAATTTTCACATTGGTTTAAACAGAATCCGCACCCGCACAATGCTGCGTTGGTCTAGCGCCAGCGCCACCCCGCAAACCCGCAATCCTAGGACTTTCCCATTCATGGCTAACACGGACGCCCTGAAGCAACGGGGCGCGCGAGCGTCGTTCTCGCCGACCCTGAAATCCCACCTGGCCTATACGCTGCTCAGCGGCCTGGTGATCATGCTGATGCTCAGCCTCGTGCGCCTGGCGCTGTTGGTCTACAACAGCGACATGATCGGCGATACCCCTTATGCGACCGTGGCCGAAGGCTTCCTTAACGGCTTGCGCTTCGACCTGCGGGTGGTGGTATACCTCAGCATTCCGCTACTGCTGGCCATCCTTAGCCCGTGGGCCATGGCCCGGCGGGGCGTGTTCCGCTTCTGGCTGACCCTCGCCTCCAGCGTGGTGATGTTCCTTGGCCTGATGGAAATGGACTTCTACCGCGAGTTCCACCAGCGCCTCAACGGCCTGGTGTTCCAGTACATCAAGGAAGACCCGAAAACCGTGCTGAGCATGCTCTGGTACGGCTTCCCGGTAGTTCGCTACCTGTTGGCCTGGGCGTTCGGCACCTGGCTGCTAAGCCTGTTGTTCAAGGGCATCGACCGCATGACCCGCGGCGAGGGTGTGCAGCGTGTGGCACCGTGGTACAACCGCCTGGCGGTGTTCATGGTGATTCTGCTGGTGGCCGTGGTGGCCGCGCGTGGCACCCTGCGCCAGGGCCCGCCCATGCGCTGGGGTGATGCCTTTACCACCGATTCCAACTTCGTCAACCAGCTGGGCCTGAACGGCACCCTGACCCTGATCGACGCCGCCAAGAGCCGCTTCGGCGAGGACCGCGCCAACATCTGGAAGCCGGTGCTGAAGCAGGACGTGGCCACGCAAAGCGTGCGTGAACAGCTGCTCACCGCCAACGACACCTTGGTCGATGCCGACGAGGCTGCCATCCGCCGCGACTTCGTGCCGCCGGCCGAGCGCACCCTGCCAATCAAGAACGTGGTGGTGATCCTGATGGAAAGCTTCGCCGGCCACTCGGTGGGCGCGCTGGGCAGCCCCAACAACATCACCCCGTACTTCGACAAGCTGGCCAAAGAAGGCCTGCTGTTCGACCGCTTCTTCTCCAACGGCACCCATACCCACCAGGGCATGTTCGCCACCATGGCCTGCTTCCCCAACCTGCCAGGCTTCGAATACCTGATGCAAACCCCGGAAGGCGGCCACAAGCTGTCTGGCTTGCCGGCCTTGCTCAGCGCCCGCGACTATGACGACGTGTACGTCTACAACGGCGACTTTGCCTGGGACAACCAGTCCGGGTTCTTTGGCAACCAGGGCATGACCACCTTCATTGGCCGTAACGACTTCGTCAACCCGGTGTTCTCCGACCCGACCTGGGGCGTGTCCGACCAGGACATGTTCGACCGTGGCAACCAGGAACTGGCCAAGCACGATGGCAAGAAGCCGATCTACGCGCTGCTGCAGACCCTGTCCAACCACACCCCGTACGCCCTGCCCAAGGACCTGCCGGTCCAGCCAGTAACAGGCCAGGGCCGCCTGGACGAGCACTTGACCGCCATGCGCTATTCGGACTGGGCGCTGGGCCAGTTCTTCGAGAAGGCGCGTAAAGAGCCGTACTTCAAGGACACCCTGTTCGTCATTGTCGGCGACCATGGTTTTGGCAACCAACAGCAGGTCACCGAGCTGGACCTGGGGCGCTTCAACGTACCGCTGCTGCTGATTGCCCCAGGCATTCAGGAGAAGTTCGGTGCGGTAAACCACACCGTGGGCACCCAGGTCGACATCGTGCCGACCATCATGGGCCGCCTGGGGGGGCAGACCCGTCACCAGTGCTGGGGCCGCGACTTGCTCAACCTGCCTGAGGGCGACCAGGGCGTGGGCATGATCAAGCCATCGGGCAGCGAGCAGATCGTCGGCCTGGTGCAGGGCGACCGCATCCTGATCGAGTCCAAGGACATGACCCCGCGCATGTACCGCTACCAGCTGGGCAGCGAATTCAAGGCCGAGCTGATCGAAAGCCCAGACCAGCCAGAAATGCTGAAAAAGCTGGAAGCGTACATCCAGACCGCGACCAAGAGCCTGTTGGACAACACCGCGGGTGTCGTGCACGGTACGCCGAAGTAAATTTGGGCCGCTTTGCGGCCCATTCGCGGGCACGCCCGCTCCCACAGGTA
Proteins encoded:
- a CDS encoding PLDc N-terminal domain-containing protein, encoding MGSTFNSLVGLIILALDIWAILNVIKSGSEVGIKVLWILLIALLPVVGLVIWAIAGPRGNVRI
- a CDS encoding LTA synthase family protein, which gives rise to MANTDALKQRGARASFSPTLKSHLAYTLLSGLVIMLMLSLVRLALLVYNSDMIGDTPYATVAEGFLNGLRFDLRVVVYLSIPLLLAILSPWAMARRGVFRFWLTLASSVVMFLGLMEMDFYREFHQRLNGLVFQYIKEDPKTVLSMLWYGFPVVRYLLAWAFGTWLLSLLFKGIDRMTRGEGVQRVAPWYNRLAVFMVILLVAVVAARGTLRQGPPMRWGDAFTTDSNFVNQLGLNGTLTLIDAAKSRFGEDRANIWKPVLKQDVATQSVREQLLTANDTLVDADEAAIRRDFVPPAERTLPIKNVVVILMESFAGHSVGALGSPNNITPYFDKLAKEGLLFDRFFSNGTHTHQGMFATMACFPNLPGFEYLMQTPEGGHKLSGLPALLSARDYDDVYVYNGDFAWDNQSGFFGNQGMTTFIGRNDFVNPVFSDPTWGVSDQDMFDRGNQELAKHDGKKPIYALLQTLSNHTPYALPKDLPVQPVTGQGRLDEHLTAMRYSDWALGQFFEKARKEPYFKDTLFVIVGDHGFGNQQQVTELDLGRFNVPLLLIAPGIQEKFGAVNHTVGTQVDIVPTIMGRLGGQTRHQCWGRDLLNLPEGDQGVGMIKPSGSEQIVGLVQGDRILIESKDMTPRMYRYQLGSEFKAELIESPDQPEMLKKLEAYIQTATKSLLDNTAGVVHGTPK